A genome region from Penaeus vannamei isolate JL-2024 chromosome 20, ASM4276789v1, whole genome shotgun sequence includes the following:
- the LOC113814555 gene encoding uncharacterized protein: MLVWMAAAAMVVLNHIPEATMAAARNGFVSTVQRNGWFYYMVSGYAMNTTGEFNSTIAPSMCVCRRRCDVTPSCRAVSMIPLAAGEPEGQTECRTSTLPGLLSEKVNRPWLEASEGALHVLRADAGDQKLPLYEDGLYYNRPAQERTWEAAGCPLAVALTPAQLEILKAELEQLPPSAGSIMYVGLRRDASGPPVWDMNSGTRPYTLDSDMIEDTLPETEPAVFHLQKDANTTEYKFVASDGSTPRHVLCQRNHLKLVF, encoded by the exons ATGCTGGTGTGGATGGCAGCTGCTGCAATGGTAGTCCTAAATCATATACCCGAAGCTACCATGGCGGCGGCTCGCAATGGTTTTGTGAGCACCGTGCAGAGAAACGGATGGTTCTACTACATGGTATCGGGTTACGCCATGAACACAACGGGGGAATTTAACAGCACCATAGCCCCGTCTATGT GTGTCTGCCGCAGGCGGTGCGACGTGACGCCCTCCTGCCGCGCCGTGTCCATGATCCCGCTGGCGGCCGGCGAGCCCGAGGGCCAGACGGAGTGCCGCACCTCCACGCTGCCGGGGCTCCTGAGCGAGAAGGTGAACCGCCCTTGGCTGGAGGCCTCGGAGGGCGCTCTCCATGTCCTCAGAGCGG ACGCCGGAGACCAGAAACTGCCGCTTTACGAAGACGGTCTGTACTACAACCGACCCGCGCAAGAGAGGACCTGGGAGGCGGCGGGCTGTCCCCTGGCGGTGGCCCTGACGCCGGCCCAGCTGGAGATCCTGAAGGCGGAGCTGGAGCAGCTGCCGC CTTCAGCTGGTTCGATCATGTACGTGGGTCTTCGACGTGACGCCAGCGGCCCACCGGTCTGGGACATGAACAGCGGCACAAGACCTTACACCCTGGACAGCGACATGATCGAAGACACGCTCCCGGAGACCGAACCAGCCGTGTTCCACCTGCAGAAGGACGCTAATACGACAGAGTATAAATTCGTGGCTTCAGATGGCTCTACACCTCGGCACGTGCTGTGTCAGAGGAACCACCTGAAGCTAGTGTTTTGA